The DNA window CGGGGCGTCTGTGGCCGGCGCAGCTCAGCGCggaccttcccttccctcccggCGCCCCCCCGAAGGCCCATGGGCGGATGGCTCTCCGGCCCGTGCAGTGCGCGCCGGCGGGGGCCGGCTGGGGCCCGGAGCTCGGATTGTGTGCGCTCCCGGGGtggccgcggggtgggggggggggtgtgggtgcgcgtgtgtgcgtgtcGGCGTCGGTTGTCGTCGTCGGAGATGGGGGCCGCCGAGTAGCGCCCAAGCCAAGAGGCCAAAGAAAGGCGTGTGAGCTCTGCCGCAGCTCTCCGTCGGGGCCGGCTGGGCTGCGGTGGGGGTGAGGTCCGGCAGGTGCGCTTGGGCGGAGCGGCCGCCGGCTGGCTGGCTGGCGGGCGGCGCGGTGAGGGAGCGCGCTGGCGTCCTggagccccggccccgcagcgGCTTCCGGCGCggagggggcccggggaggcAGGGCTGCCTTGCGCTCAGGGCTCCCCGGAGCCACCACGGCGGGGTggaccccaccccgcccccccgggccaGGCCCAGCGAACGGGGCAGGGGTCCCGTCTCTGGCTGGCGCGCGGAGGGCTCGGCTGCCCGCCTGGCGGGCGTGTGGCCGTGGTGAGGCCTCCGGTGGCCACGCCTCGTGGGCGCCCCGGGGACGGAGGGGGTGGAGACCACGGAATGAATGGGGGCCGGCGGAAGGACAGGCCGTGGGGACCCCGCGCtcccggcggggcgggcggggggaggtgtAGGGCGGGGCTGGGAGAGCGAGGAGGCGAGCGAGGCGCGCCCCTCAGTGGGAGCGTGGCCCGGCCCGCGCGGGGCTGCCGGCATTTCGGCCCGCGGCTGGCCTGCagggggcggcggcgggaagGAAGAGGGCAAACGGAGCCCCCGGAGAGCCGTGCCGCCGACTTGCCGAGTTGCCGAGGCCCGCGGCCGCCgtgggatgaggaggagggagaggcgcgggaggtggcgggggagggagggcgcggggggcgccAAGCCTGTGGCCGGGAGGGCCGAGGCGCTGCAGCTGCGTGGGTCCCGGGCCACGTGTGCCAGGGCGCCgccagcccgcagcccgcagcccgcagcccgcagcggCGTGTAAGGCGGGACAGACAGGGCGTCGTCCAGGCCCGGGTGCGGAGAGCCCGCGTTGGGCGGGCCAAAAGGTGGGCGTGTCAGGAgtgggattcgaacccacgcCTCCAGGGGAGACTGCGACCTGAACGCAGCGCCTTAGACCGCTCGGCCATCCTGACGGCGGGCCTGGGCGCGCCGCCGCTCGCCTGGCTGGGACCCGGCGCCGACCCCGGAGCTGGCTGGCGGCCGTGTGGGTGCgcgacggacggacggacggacggacggacgggaCTCGCGTCCCGGTCGACGAGGCCAACGGCCCGCCGACTGACTCTGCTGGCGCCGCCGCCCTCGCCGCGGTCctcgccgccgccccctcccccttcccggGGCGCGCACCCTGCTGCCGGCGTccggccccccgccgcccccgccgcccgccgcggcccaTCCCCGGCGCGGGGCCTCCGGCTCGCTCGCGCAGCCCTGCTTGCCGTGTCGGGCGTCTTCTCCCGCCGCCATCCCCGCGcggctgggcgggggcgggggcggcggcgggtcCGGGGGCGCGACGCTCCGAGTCGGGCCGGGGGACTGCTGTGCGCGCTGACGCGGCGGCCGGGGGGTCGGGCCGGGTGGGCCGTGGCCCGGGGCACGTGGCGGGCGCCTGGCAGGACGGGCGCGCGGGACGTCGAGGGCCCGGGTGGgcgtgggcaggcaggcaggccggcgggcgggcgggcgggcggagagGGGTCGGGCGCCcgggcggccgccgccgccgtcctCGTTAGTATAGTGGTGAGTATCCCCGCCTGTCACGCGGGAGACCGGGGTTCGATTCCCCGACGGGGAGGCGAGACACGCCCTCTTTTGGTcgcgggcgccgccgccgcgctgccCAAACGTACGCCGGCCCCCAgggccctccttctcctccttctcctccttgtcctccttctcctccctcgtGCCTCCGCCCGGCCCCGTGCGGCCAGAGGCGCGGGGCGACCGCGGGGGCCCGTCCTGCCCGCCGTCGAC is part of the Canis lupus familiaris isolate Mischka breed German Shepherd chromosome 38, alternate assembly UU_Cfam_GSD_1.0, whole genome shotgun sequence genome and encodes:
- the LOC119877950 gene encoding basic proline-rich protein-like, which gives rise to MLTTIPPTLHSPGRPRTPAQAPHQRLLALSPPPPPPAAALPRRAGRPQLCAVAGATSGRPAPHPRHPHAALAAPQARPPAASAARLWGALSPPCGSRALGCPPGSPAPCPLPPSARPPRPPPRAARQPGSCPSRERGARGGQPPVRRSRLGWAEPARARAPGRQGRRGRAGGAGGRVDGGQDGPPRSPRASGRTGPGGGTREEKEDKEEKEEKEGPGGRRTFGQRGGGARDQKRACLASPSGNRTPVSRVTGGDTHHYTNEDGGGGRPGARPLSARPPARRPACLPTPTRALDVPRARPARRPPRAPGHGPPGPTPRPPRQRAQQSPGPTRSVAPPDPPPPPPPPSRAGMAAGEDARHGKQGCASEPEAPRRGWAAAGGGGGGGPDAGSRSPLEAWVRIPLLTRPPFGPPNAGSPHPGLDDALSVPPYTPLRAAGCGLRAGGALAHVARDPRSCSASALPATGQPRAEMPAAPRGPGHAPTEGRASLASSLSQPRPTPPPARPAGSAGSPRPVLPPAPIHSVVSTPSVPGAPTRRGHRRPHHGHTPARRAAEPSARQPETGPLPPSQPAAAPPKRTCRTSPPPQPSRPRRRAAAELTRLSLASWLGRYSAAPISDDDNRRRHAHTRTHTPPPTPRPPRERTQSELRAPAGPRRRALHGPESHPPMGLRGGAGREGKVRAELRRPQTPRAAWESGAGQAWPGCSSRQDSVWRRPRPRERAQGEPSPPRGLAGTVGAARRPEPEPEPEPEPSAHLHGRGACLADRGARRPPPRSGCSPLAVPGRRRAPLGKPSGGRRHRCMGGSVVEFSPATREARVRFPAHAARRPPFGRARPASSRTRSSHRA